A region from the Engraulis encrasicolus isolate BLACKSEA-1 chromosome 18, IST_EnEncr_1.0, whole genome shotgun sequence genome encodes:
- the wdcp gene encoding WD repeat and coiled-coil-containing protein, which yields MSMELGKAKLLRTGLNALHQAIHPVHGIAWTDGKQVCLTGFYFVNGEPKFGDTNVIGQFEHVFGLFWGPLCCADSPALLAVQHKKHITVWQLQLSTLEQNKLLCTQTCEMSEPFPLLSQGCVWHPKMDILAVLTKRDASVLFSVRLDNRRVKADIKAGASGVIHCACWTKDGTRLVVAIGSALHSYIWNDIQKSLVACSFCPVFDVGGYICAIESTDEAQVAVATELPLDKLCSLNAGGTFEMPSDSSDQQLPSSSSPVVMFEDEMLDNRRRSMDSDRSSSPHGYSSPTPGGVSAYIGGGGPVDLTHILARHRRSDPSPLLHLRRRDTLTGSGQDSSHLVLVMYDRKATTTRKVSIPGILSPDIIAFDGRGGTMAVASNSSNLVLVYSVTATGMPNVQQIRLHVSERPKGVCFLSHKLLMLMVGRQKSGAESAFLPPSSNTDKFALRLVAQELQLDGGGGALSASAPVPTHCVPPGPCASPQPPASPVNVHGINRRHSEHVPKDDRLSARELILPGGAVISSSPSPGRRKLVEEVSSSSSSGSNNNNINTANSHTNTATTTLGSPGASSVDLSDRATSSTSSVTLESLEMDQHMMGRQMATLGVGIGIGTGTGVGGGPPSRDSSRPCSPARFDLTEKLQSEPGPGPGTRNNCSLPRDNKAVDQLAQGMEKIFARFAEVQNSLIEIKDYAQNNGRKAVANYPSCAEPPYINLTFQRQLSESVFIDERRPVLLCEGKLCLKMIQDLFSLSVVEMLHGAIWIVLVADAEGFVPLTFKPGEHLTIRNGKRKFPLNAHEALTDCGPERQLGGCGEN from the exons ATGAGCATGGAGCTCGGCAAAGCGAAGCTGCTGAGGACGGGGCTGAACGCGCTACACCAGGCCATCCACCCGGTGCACGGCATCGCATGGACCGACGGCAAGCAGGTCTGCCTCACCGGCTTCTACTTCGTCAACGGGGAGCCCAAGTTCGGCGACACCAACGTCATCGGGCAGTTCGAGCACGTCTTCGGGCTCTTCTGGGGCCCGCTGTGCTGCGCCGATTCCCCGGCCCTCCTGGCCGTGCAGCACAAGAAGCACATCACGGTGTGGCAGCTGCAGCTCAGCACCCTGGAGCAGAACAAGCTGCTGTGCACCCAGACGTGCGAGATGAGCGAGCCTTTCCCCCTGCTGTCGCAGGGCTGCGTCTGGCACCCCAAGATGGACATCCTGGCCGTGCTCACCAAGCGCGACGCCTCGGTGCTCTTCTCGGTGCGCCTGGACAACCGCAGGGTGAAGGCGGACATCAAGGCGGGCGCCAGCGGGGTCATCCACTGCGCCTGCTGGACTAAGGACGGCACCAGGCTGGTGGTGGCCATCGGCTCGGCGCTGCACTCGTACATCTGGAACGACATCCAGAAGAGCCTGGTGGCCTGCTCCTTCTGCCCCGTCTTCGACGTGGGCGGCTACATCTGCGCCATCGAGTCCACGGACGAGGCCCAGGTGGCGGTGGCCACCGAGCTGCCGCTGGACAAGCTGTGCAGCCTGAACGCGGGCGGCACTTTCGAAATGCCTTCCGACTCCTCGGACCAGCAGCTGCCTTCCTCCTCGTCCCCCGTGGTGATGTTCGAGGACGAGATGCTGGACAACAGGAGGAGGTCCATGGACTCGGACAGGTCGTCCTCCCCGCACGGCTACAGCTCGCCCACGCCCGGCGGTGTCAGCGCCTACATTGGTGGTGGTGGACCGGTGGACCTGACCCACATCCTGGCCCGCCACCGCAGGTCCGACCCGAGCCCGCTGCTCCACCTGCGGCGCCGAGACACGCTGACGGGCTCGGGCCAGGACTCCTCGCACCTGGTCCTGGTCATGTACGACCGCAAGGCCACCACCACACGCAAG GTCAGCATCCCGGGCATCCTGTCGCCTGACATCATCGCCTTCGACGGGCGCGGCGGCACCATGGCCGTGGCCTCCAACAGCAGCAACCTGGTGCTGGTGTACAGCGTGACGGCGACGGGCATGCCCAACGTGCAGCAGATCCGCCTGCACGTCAGCGAGCGGCCCAAGGGCGTCTGCTTCCTCAGCCACAAGCTGCTCATGCTCATGGTGGGCCGGCAGAAGAGCGGAGCTGAGTCGgccttcctgcccccctcctccaacACAGACAAGTTCGCGCTGCGGCTGGTGGCCCAGGAGCTGCAGCTGGACGGTGGAGGCGGGGcactctctgcctctgccccggTGCCCACCCACTGCGTCCCACCGGGCCCCTGCGCCTCGCCGCAGCCCCCGGCCTCCCCCGTGAACGTCCACGGGATTAATAGGCGCCACTCGGAGCACGTCCCCAAAGACGACAGGCTGAGCGCGCGGGAGCTCATCCTCCCGGGTGGCGCGGTAATCTCCTCCTCGCCGTCCCCTGGCAGACGGAAACTTGTGGAGgaggtgagcagcagcagcagcagtggcagcaataATAACAACATCAACACCGCCAACAGCCACaccaacaccgccaccaccacgCTGGGAAGCCCAGGGGCCAGCTCTGTGGACCTGTCCGACCGCGCCACCTCGAGCACGTCCTCGGTAACCCTCGAGTCGCTGGAGATGGACCAGCACATGATGGGCCGCCAAATGGCCACGTTGGGCGTCGGTATTGGTATCGGTACTGGTACCGGCGTCGGCGGAGGTCCACCCAGCAGGGACTCCAGCAGGCCCTGTTCGCCTGCTCGCTTCGACCTGACGGAAAAGCTGCAGTCGGAaccggggccggggccggggacGAGGAACAACTGCTCTCTGCCCAGGGACAACAAGGCTGTGGACCAGCTGGCACAGGGCATGGAGAAGATCTTCGCCCGATTCGCTGAGGTGCAGAATTCTCTGATAGAGATCAAGGACTATGCGCAGAACAACGGGAGGAAAGCGGTTGCGAATTACCCTTCGTGTGCGGAGCCACCGTACATCAATCTGACATTTCAG AGGCAGCTGTCTGAGAGCGTCTTCATAGACGAGAGGAGGCCGGTGCTGCTGTGCGAGGGGAAGCTGTGCCTCAAGATGATCCAGGACCTCTTCAGCCTGAGTGTGGTGGAGATGCTGCATG GTGCCATATGGATAGTTCTTGTTGCGGACGCCGAGGGCTTTGTGCCTCTGACATTCAAGCCTGGCGAGCATCTCACCATCAGGAATGGCAAGAGGAAGTTCCCCCTGAACGCCCACGAAGCGCTAACAGACTGCGGCCCCGAGAGGCAGCTAGGCGGCTGTGGAGAGAACTGA